Proteins co-encoded in one Coregonus clupeaformis isolate EN_2021a chromosome 5, ASM2061545v1, whole genome shotgun sequence genomic window:
- the LOC121565117 gene encoding L-amino-acid oxidase-like, with amino-acid sequence MIPYVALCKYFPVTIVVIIVFSVNGYIEDPLFECLQDSDYGELLEIVDRGLPFTKTPHHIAIIGGGIAGLTAAKFLEDAGHKVTLMEASGRIGGRVETYRDRREGWYAELGAMRIPSFHKIILSFASKMGLGLNPFIQDDINTYYYVNGLLQKTYTVKENPDVLNYPLTDKERGKSAGQLFDLALWKIRDDMKTAGCEATLRKYDSYSVKEYLVKEGNLSRGALRMIGDILNENSLFYASLTEMLYIQSDINDNTVYYEITDGFDHLPRAFYQALNCTILLNSKVRLISQTSSYVTVSYQDWHNPSSLTNLTVDYALVTATAKATLFMDFQPPLSPQKMEALRSVHYASSTKVVLSFSERFWEKEGIKGGKSITDLPSRFIYYPSHSFPGTAGGALLASYTCSDDSTLFQGVSEDELKALVLDDLVKIHGEAIRPLCTGGLVKKWGLDPFSLGAFAIYTPYQQTDYASDLFRNESRVHFAGEHTALPHAWIETAMKSALRAARNISNLAE; translated from the exons ATGATACCCTATGTTGCGTTGTGCAAATATT TTCCTGTCACTATAGTTGTGATCATAGTTTTCAGTGTCAATGGATACATTGAGGATCCTCTTTTTGAGTGCCTGCAAGATTCAGACTATGGCGAACTCCTTGAAATTGTGGACAGAGGTCTTCCCTTCACAAAGACACCTCATCATATTGCCATCATCGGTGGTGGTATTGCTGGACTGACTGCAGCAAAGTTTCTGGAGGACGCAGGGCACAAG gtgactttaaTGGAGGCGAGTGGTCGAATTGGAGGACGGGTGGAGACCTACAGAGATAGAAGAGAGGGATGGTATGCAGAGCTGGGTGCTATGAGGATCCCTAGCTTTCACAA AATTATTTTATCATTTGCATCAAAAATGGGCCTTGGACTGAATCCATTTATCCAGGATGACATCAACACATATTACTATGTGAACGGGTTGCTGCAGAAAACATATACGGTTAAAGAGAACCCAGACGTGCTGAACTATCCCTTGACTGACAAGGAAAGGGGAAAATCGGCTGGTCAGCTCTTCGACTTGGCCCTGTGGAAG ATAAGGGATGATATGAAGACAGCTGGCTGCGAGGCCACGTTGAGAAAATATGACTCGTACTCAGTCAAG GAGTATCTAGTGAAGGAGGGGAACCTGAGTCGTGGTGCCCTGCGCATGATTGGAGATATCCTGAACGAGAACAGCCTCTTCTATGCATCACTTACTGAGATGCTGTATATTCAGTCAGATATCAACGACAACACTGT CTATTACGAGATCACTGATGGGTTTGACCATTTACCGAGGGCATTTTACCAGGCCCTCAACTGCACCATCCTTCTCAACTCCAAGGTCCGACTCATCAGTCAAACCAGCAGCTACGTGACCGTATCCTACCAGGACTGGCACAATCCATCCTCCCTGACCAACCTCACAGTAGACTATGCCCTTGTGACAGCTACAGCGAAGGCCACCCTCTTCATGGACTTTCAACCCCCGCTGTCACCCCAGAAGATGGAGGCCCTGCGGTCCGTGCACTACGCCAGCTCCACCAAGGTGGTCCTCAGCTTCAGCGAGAGATTCTGGGAAAAGGAGGGCATCAAAGGGGGGAAGAGCATCACAGATCTCCCCTCTCGTTTCATCTACTACCCTAGCCACAGCTTCCCAGGCACGGCTGGGGGGGCTCTCCTGGCGTCCTACACCTGTTCCGATGACTCCACTCTGTTCCAGGGGGTGAGCGAGGATGAGCTGAAGGCCTTGGTGCTGGATGACCTGGTAAAGATCCATGGGGAGGCTATACGTCCGCTCTGCACTGGAGGGTTGGTGAAGAAGTGGGGGCTGGATCCTTTCAGCCTGGGGGCTTTTGCCATTTACACCCCTTACCAGCAGACGGACTATGCCTCAGACCTGTTCAGGAATGAGAGCAGGGTCCACTTTGCTGGGGAGCACACGGCCCTACCTCATGCTTGGATTGAGACTGCCATGAAATCTGCACTAAGGGCAGCCAGGAACATCAGTAACCTGGCAGAATAG